The DNA segment tatgacaaacacttctttaatttctatttttttgtgtaaccaaaaagaattaataatttttctcttttatcttctccaactcactgtaaaaagttataaaaaaaatatttatatctagaaaattatttttatttattgtttttttttctgtatatattttgttatatgtgaacaTATATTCTACTTTATCGTCTTAAATTtcacatatatttaatatataatttgtgtatattgaagatgaataagttcattttgtagttttttattacctggacttaggttgatatattaatatgtaatatacatagatataataatttttaaattcaatttattcacaatgatttttcattacaaaagccaactcaaaataataaaatttaggattcataattattttaaatatgatataaaaataatatgtggagattttttttgacattttagttgcaaaatacagtgataaatgtatgtaggtgcactatttcattatggcaattataactttatttaaatatcttatttatcACTCAatgatcaaaatttgtttatttcttattttgattatcgacaaatccaatatttcatttaaatgtttttgttaataatatttacatgagttttattgtatatttatccaatttgaaagggataaattataattcaatatataataatatttgaaaattgtagaatgcttctaaatttaaaaatcgagtaacatgtaagggatcaaatcaaaactaaaagttgatgcaacctgtttcttctagctttacaatcgaataatataggatcgaACGTTTGTCGCTTTACTAAAAGTTATAAATGATGttaactatgcaagtcaaatctttaattaaatcatacaacagctcaagcgccTACCCAtcgtggacaattattgtaccaaacaatctatctcctaataattgcaccaattgcaatcaatgaaaatcaaagtcgcgatcttggctctgataccaattgtaggctcaagcgtttactgttttatcaaaacctatagGTTATGGTAACAgcgcaaatcaaatattttaaataatacaaCAGTTGAAGCACAACATTTTAATTACTCTacccaacatgatcaattattgcactcaacaaataagtttatgcaaataaccttttactatatcatatgaatttataagacatttaaatagaatatatacttgatattctacataagtagtatgaaaaaaaaatcatttttcatttatttgaaaatttatattttaaaataaaaaaatcagaatattttaaagaccaatagatgatgaaattaaatttgaaatcaaaagaaaaattaagaaaatgtagaacactacagtgcataaactttcgctttgtacagtgacaaaacataaggtgagaccaagtgagatacttatatatatgagtctcattcaacttagtcctattataatatttttattaacacactttgtccttcgtttttatttaactaactttgcagtgtgactcattcaagcattaactttttatttttttagtacatagtggcctccactctcaccaacttcaatctttagaagtcgttattagtagtttataggtaatagacaattatttagttttattttatgtcttttgattaattgtgtaattttttatgttctccctaattcatttttagattttttattgaatttttattagaagtgttgcacacaaacaatataaaattaatatattttaaaatgttaatattgaagtgtcgaataaatgtattaaatcattatttaagaacttttagaaaaacaatatacatcataattcagatttaaagattaacatacaaataaagaattgcgatgaatatcttaaaaaataaatggtgttagtccaaaaaaattaaatatgattattgtaaatgaatttttcttaattaattataaaattttcagcaaatgtgccgaattaattagaatgttttttatatagtatgtcgataaatgttttttcaTATGAGTCagtgattgagtccttatgaacatttaaaaaaaatgtgtctttagttatagtaacagtgtcttataatttaaaatattaaatgaaacaaattatcaagataaaaaattaattaagaaattcaagaatatgtgattactcaattagtttaattgacacgctaTTTAGTTTtctgatttaatagatgttaaatccacaatcactgagtttgacaagaattcttgtagaataaaatacaattaaaataaattacttgattgtatatgtaataaaattttgtatatttcatatatgtatgatttatttcatttataagtttgaaattttatatattatgatataagatttgttatgcatcttaacatcgataaattcattaaaaatttattggtttatattttaattcttgttACCACATAATTTTGGTTTCGCCCATACTTTGTGTATTCGTTTGCTTGAATCTACTGTTTCACATCTTGCTAAGACTCAGAGcatgtcaaacatgaaagtagatattaatttaaagatatgataatacttatttatttcaataaacatgtttattattcatgatactgataaaaataacttaaaaataatatgttgacaaacatattgtcaggaatccaaaaacacatttcaaatgtcaactttgacactcgATTTTCAGTGACTATCAAAATATCTGAACAACCTACAATTTATGGACAATATACTAacatcttaattttaaaatcaagatgatATTCTCCCTTTTACATGAGGAATTCGTAATTGAAAATCGacaatattagatatatagatatttaatataaatccATGTGAGCTCATTTAGGCCGACCTTTAAATGgattgacaaaatttcaacccaacccaTTTAAATTGTTTGGTGGTGTGGGCCAATCGACGGACCCAACTCAAATTGATGAGTCTAATCACAACGATCATTTAccttgttttattcaaataatttataaatataaaccgccaaaaaatgttggttaaaattttttttatttaaagacGTAAATTCTAGCCAGCGGTTATAAgtaaagagatttaaaaattaaaattttttttttataaaaatggtatattataataaattttttaaccgtattttattaaagtaattttaaatataaacctttgcaaaaaaatatttttttaactcgTAAGTTATAGTCAatatcacaaaaaataaaataaaataacaaggacatgaaaaaaaattNGAcaaggacatgaaaaaaattttaataaggcatcaaaaaaaattcacaattcaacaNATtcataattcaacaatgaactatttctaaactttaattaattgaattggcataatgaaaagataaataaaaaaataaatcattggattaaaaataatatattgtaataTGGGTAGACAACAATAAAAGCAAGCAATTAATAGtaacatcataattttaaaatcaagatgatAATCTTCCCTTTATATGAgaaattcatgattgaaaagcGATAATAAtagatatattgatatttaataCAAATTCGTCCGGGCTCATTTAGTCTCACCTTTAAATAagttgacaaaatttcaacccaacatACTTAAATTATTTGGCGATGTGAGCCAAATAGACAAACCCAACCCAAATTGAAAGGTctaatcacaacgatcttttaccgtgttttattcaaataatttataaatataaaccacaaaaaatatttgttcaaattttttttatttaaacacataaattctagcaaactgtaacaattaaagagatttaaaaattagaattttttttttataaaaatggtatatcacaataaagtttttaaccatattttattaaagaaattttttttttttgcaaaaatattttttaaactaaTAAGTGATAGACAAAGTCACAAAAATAAATAacgaggacatgaaaaaaaaattaataagacaccaaagaaaattcataattcaacaatgaactatttttaaattttaattaatttaattgacgtaagaaaagataaataaaaaaaatctaaatcatttaattaaaaataacatattataatgtgagtagacATGAAAGAgatcaaatactaatttacataataaaaaataaataaataaatctNTGAAAAAACGATCCCCACATAGGGATGATAGGTCGCATGCTTTGAGCGGCATTTTTGGTGGCTAAAGGTGGAGGCTGTGGCGTTTCCACTCTCCCCTATTACCCATTTTCCGTTGAATAAACACGTAAAAGCTGTGTTAGGAAGAGCAATCTCGCTTCACTTCATTCATACATTTCTAAAAAGCAACAGTAATGGAAGCTCGCTTTTCTATACTCTTCTCCAGTTTCTACTACAAGAAGGTGAAAAAGACTCAAACTTTACAGCTCCCTTGGTTTTGATTAAGTTCACGTTGTGTGGTGGTAAAATGTTGAGTTTTTCTGATATCGCAGGCTTTGAAAAGTGGGCTGTGGCTTGTTTGGCTTTGTGGGATTTTCTTGATCTGTGTATCCTTCTATGCTACCCTGTTGTTGCCCAAGAAACAGAAGGTTTTTTACGACGGCCCCAAGATTACTCTTTATACTGCACCGCGGGCTTTCACTGGTTTAATAGGTGAAAGGCAGACTCTTGCTGTGAGATCATGGCTGGGTTTATCTGAAAATATTGATGTTGTTCTTTTCAGCCAAGATCCTTCTGTTTTCTCCCTGGGGGAATCATTGGGATCCAGAGTCTTAGTGGAGCCTAACATTGACTTCACGTGAGTCTGCTTGTTTTTTTTCCCGAGTTGAGATATTGATTAAGGTTCTTGTGATATGGTTTGGAGttgttaatttgtttttttttttctttaaataactTGAATTCTTGTGGGTCAGTCACGTTTCGGAATGTCTGATTGTTTTAACCTTATAAAGAACGAAATCTTGTTTTGATGATAGTAATTCGGGCTAAAAGTATGATGCGTAATATGCTGCGCCAAAATTATAATTCTGAAATGGAGCATGTGTTTTTCCATGATGTAGGACCTGTGTTCTACTAGTTCCAGACATGagtgaaaaatgattaaactcTAGGGGTGGAAGGCAAGAAAGATGTTTCTTTTGACTCTGAGGTTATAATTTGGGTTACAATAGGCGTAAATACTAAATATGGATCTTTAGGATTTTAAAGTTCTAGTTATAAGTCGAAATTCTGGATTTTAATATTCTCCGAAACAATGCGTTGATAATCATCTCTGATTTTCCTAAGATAATGTGCAACTTGCTCAAAACCTGTCCTTTATTCTGTATAGGTTCCTGGGTACACCATTTTTTCATTCCATGGTTGCGAGATCCCTGGCATCATCATCAGATGTTTCTGTACTGGTAGATCCTGATACAATTATCTTATCGGACTTTGTTTCCACTTTGAATTATGCCCACAAGCTCGACGAAGACTGGCTCCTCATTGCCGcaacacaaaatatttcccATTTCCCTTTTCATTTGGATTCCAGTGGGAGAAGGTGGCTGACAGATGATGGTAAACATATTGGAATAAAAAAGGTATGAGGAAATTGGGTTCATTTTTGGTCTTGATCAGGCATGAGGGATTTATGCTAATGTTTTATCGTTATTCATCAGTTGCAGGAGTTTCTTTCTCAGAGATCGTGTGGAAAGCTATTTGGAGAAGGAATGATTATCGCATGGAATAATGGTGATTTGCCTCTTCACAAGGGCATCCTACCCCCGTTTTTGTATGGCAAAGGACTCCACAATCAATGGCTCGTTACCGAGGCCATGAACTCTGATTTTAGGCTTGTAATCGATGCTAGTTCGACTATTTCAAGTTTTTACCTCCACGACCTTCACCAAGAAAGTTGCATATTGAGTAGAAGTTGGGAACTAAACGGCAATTCCCTTCTGGGAATGCTTTATGGATCATTTTCTTTTCGCAAAGCTAACTATTCAGGTGTGCTCATGCTATTTGAGTACGGAGGACACTATCTTTTTGTTAATAAAAACCAACACATCGCTTATAAACCGGGTTATAAACGATCATTGAACTTGTGGAAAAAAGGCGTATCTCTGTCTCCAATGGAAGAGGAAAAACAGGGTTGTCTTGATTCAATAAAATCACTCGAAGAAACTGAAGGACGCCTAGCGAATGAGCAGTCAAGATTGTGGAACCCAATTACACTGTCATTCTCTCTTGAAAATCTTCTGTCAATTCGTGCTGATCAGAACAAGACAATTGTACTAGGTGTTGCTGGATATAGTTACAAAGATATGCTAATGAGCTGGGTATGCAGGCTTCGCCACCTCCAATTGTCAAATTTCTTGGTCTGTGCTCTGGACACTGAAATATACGAGTTCTCCATCATGCAGGTGACCTTCAATTAATATCTATACCTCGAAAGAAAGTTTTATGCTCAGGAATATTAGAAATCCAATTAACTTCTTGGGCTTTAGTTGTCTTGAACTTTTATGAGACTCGTTTCCATGAGAGTATACCTTGTTATATTGACATTTTCTTATGCATACAATGCTAGGGCCTCCCAGTGATCAAGTTTTTAAATCCTCCAACCAACATCAGCTTCGATGACTGCCATTTTGGGACCGAATGTTTTCAGAAAGTAACAAAAGTCAAGTCAAGAATGGTTTTACAGATATTAAAGCTTGGTTATAATGTGCTTTTAAGCGATGTGGATGTGTACTGGTTTGAGAATCCATTGCCCTATCTCAGGTCTTTTGGTCCCGCTGTTCTTGTGGTCCAGTCCGATGAATATAACACTGCAGGTAACGGAATAATGGAAAAATGAACTTGAGAGATCCGAATCTTATGTTTCTTAGCCATTCAAACATGTTATCTTCTTGCAGGGCCGATAAACTTACCTCGACGCCTTAACTCTGGTTTCTATTATTCTCATTCGGACACTATTACCATCAAGGCATTGGAGAAGGTAGTGAAGCATGCAGCTAACTCCAATTTCTCTGAACAACCGAGTTTCTACGACACATTATGCGGTGAAGGTGGGTCCAACAGATTAGATGATAACCAATGCGTGGAGCCTGAAACAAATTTGTTGGTTCATTTCTTGAACAGAGACCTCTTTCCAAATGGTGCATATGGAGGCCTCTGGGAGGAAAAAGATATAAAGAATATATGCACGGATAAAGGTTGTCTCATCCTTCATAACAACTGGATTAGTGGAAGAAAGAAGAAGCTGGAACGGCAGGTATTATCAGGGCTTTGGGATTACGATATCAACACTCGAATGTGTTTGCAAACCTGGCAAAGAAGTGACATCCCAGGTTATTTTTAGCAACATCGTGGATGCTTTTGTAAGTTTGATTCCTGATTTTTGTTATCAACGTAGGCGGAGAAACCGAGAAACTACTTTCTTGTCTGATATTCTTTGTCAGCTCTGAGATTTGGACTTGTCATTGGACCCTTCGATAAAATTCTGAATAAGCATAGCCCttcaagaaaaaaacaaaagggaTTTTTGCCATCAACAAAGCTTTACTAGTTTCAAGATCCTAGAGGCCCAAGAAAGTTCCCGACTTTAATTATTATAAGCATGCACTATGCACAAAATTCTGCAAGGACCTTCGTGATGCTGAAGAGATGTTCTCGTGTTTATGGGCTAGTTCCGTCAAAGAAAACAATTCCAAAAGAAGAGAGGAGCTGCAAGATGAAACTATTTCATTCAGCGCAAGCACGCAACTCAAAGCTCTTTCCGTTCGAATAGTTCATGCTGGTGGTCGAATAGAAATGTATCAAAGTGCAGTCTCTGCCTCGACTGTGATTCAGAAATATCCAGGTATGTGTATTACTAGGCCTAGCGTCTTCAAGCGTCCCTATGAATCCCTTTTATCAGCTGATGATATGCTGTTACCCGGGCATAAATACTATGTGATTCGGTCTACTACCGTGGAGAAATTGAAGCGTAGATTCTCACAAAAAGAGAGAATTAATGAAACTGATGGGAGTAGCGTGTCAATCTTGAAATGGAAAGAGGTTGAAGATGTTGGAGATGATTGGTTAGAAGAATCAATAGGTTCTGCTAGGGACTTTTATATCTGTAAAGACACTTGGTCAAGTAGTGTCGTCAAAAAAAATGTGAGAAAGAGGAGACCATTTGTACCACCAATCCAAAGGCCGAAATGGAAGGAGCCTGAATGGGAGCCAAGTCTAAATTCTATACAAGAGATATCTCCATAAATCTCTTTTGCTGGCTTGATACTCAGAACAAAGAGCACCGCGGTATTTGTGTAATGATCCCTTCGGTATTTCTTCTGTAATAGTTTCCTTCAAACTTGTATTGGATGCATATGTAAAAGAATTGGAATCAAACAAGATGAAAATAAGGGAAATTTTAGATTGAACATCAAAGGAATGATATAGTTAGTGGTGACGACATAATTCAAATCTTTTTAGTTTTCCAGCGTGCCATAAACCcaaaatgtttaaaatcttGTAATATACAGTTAAAGTACAAAAGATAAAACCTTGGTCAAGATCCAAGTGTAAATGACAGCAAATGTTGCACCAGGGGGAATTGTCACAGCCCAAGAAGTGACAATCTCTCTCACCTGTCTCAGCTCGTACACTGTTAAGCCCTCTAGCAAATCCTACCGCCATCACTGCCCCCACCAGAGTATGAGTAGCAGAAATAGGGAGCCCCAGTTTCGATGCCCCTAAAACCACGGATGCTGCCGCAAATTCAGCAGCAAATCCTCGAGTTGGAGTTAGTTCTGTAATTTTCTTCCCAATAGTAGCGATAACTCGGTATCCCAAATCACGAGCCCTGCAACAATCCCAAATCCACCCCATGCTAGAATATCATTAGGAATCACAATCTCAGTCCCACTGAAGCCACCTTGGCGAATTGACAGATCCGCGGCCAAAGGGCCAATGGCATTGGACACATCATTTCCTCCATGTGCAAATGACATGAAGCAGGCTGATAAATCTGCATGTAGCCAAATACTCCATAAACTATTTCTAATTGGGTGCCTGTAGGGCCAGCTATATCGGATAGAAAGCCAATATTTTTACTGAGATGGGTTTCCTCCTTTGGCTCTGAATCTGCTTTAGCAGACTTGGCAAGGAGGTGGCCTAATTGCTTTCTTGTGATTCTGTCGACTAAAAATGCAGCTGCAGCACCACAGGCTAAGGCCTGAGCAAAAGCTATGTAAAGGGTCTTGCCGGGAGGGAATGCTGCAAAAGAAATGCCGTTCACTCCTAAAAAGACAGCAATTGGTGCAGCTGCAGCAGCTGCTTGTCCTGGATTTGGAGCACTGTAAACGAACTAGAAATATTAAGGAGAGTTAGAGTTtcagaaaaaaattatgtaacAATGCTACTTTGTGATCAAGATTTGTGCAACAGATGAACATACCCTTCGAATGCATTTATAGACCAGGAATGACATCAATGCTCCGACTACAGGTGAAATGACCCATGACGAAGTTACCTTGCCAGTGAACTCCAAAAGATAGCATTGGTTCCTCCATAAGCAAGACCAAATCCAACCATGGATCCAACAACACAATGTGTAGTCGAGACAGGCCAGCCATAGTACGATGCTACCTGAGTAGAAAAGTCGAACTTAGAAACTCACATGGGGGAGTACTTACGCTCAGAAGTTCTTAGTTTCTTTCAGCGTGAAGATTGATATTATTGGCTTTACTCAGGAAGTAATAACACCAATGGCAGATGTTCATGGAGATATCAGCATATAACACATAATGTAATATATAAATCACAAGAaactaaatataattaattatataccCGAAATTGAAATGAACTGCATCTGTTTTAATGAATTTTGAATAACAACACTATCTATTCAAAACATTTGCAATTTAAAGTGCACCTGCAGCCAAGTACCAGCAGCAGCCAAACAAGAAAGCAAACCAGCAAAGAGTAAAGCATCCTTTCCTTGGAAAACATTGGCAACGAGAATCCCCTTCTGCATCGTACTTGTGACATGGCTATCCATCAGCAACGCCCCGGAAAACTCCAACACAGCTGCCAAAACCACCGCCGGCCGCAGTGTCAACGCCCCTGAACCAACTGAAGTTCCCATTGCATTGGCCACATCATTAGCCCCAATAGTCCAAGCCATGTAAAATCCAAACAAAAGGGTGACATAAGATAAAGCTTTAATCTTGAATTGTAATCCATGCCCCAAAGAACTCATGAAAAATGGTAGAGTAAGAGCCGCCAAGGCTATGCACACTGATATAGCAGAGGCTGTTCTAGAAGATATATTGAAAGCCCGCGCCATTGCAGACAAATCATCTTCTGAATTTGCTGTTTCCTCGAGATGATGGCCTTTTCCTTGTACAACAACTCCATTTTCACCACTTTCCGATTCCGCAAAAGAGGATAAGGCCGCAAAAGGGCGTTTCAAAAGTGTGAAGGGATTCCTTAATCTTGATATCTGATGCTCCAGAACAAGAAAATCCTTTCCGGGGCACTGAGTTTCACTTGAAAAAACACAAGATTTGTGCCTTGGGATATAAAGGCGAGAATTGTGAACTAATAATGCTTGTGATGTGGTGTTTCTGTTCCAAGACAAACAGTAGGAAGAAGTCATGACTAAAAGGTGTTACAAAGGGATGAAAAACACAACAGAGTACCGAATATTTGAGGGAATTATTCAGTTTGATTCTCCGCCATGGAATGTAGAGGACGACTGTGAATGCCTGACACTACATTCTCTTGATTTTTCTGCTTCTTTTCTGGCCATTTTCTTTTTGGCTTTGTGGATGGTACAAAGTAAGTGTTATTTTAGTAAATAAGAAAACATCTAACTGCTAAAAAAAGATGATGTCGTGTAAAATGAGTAATTTACCTAATAATTTTGGTTTGGTTGGGAATTAAGTTATGATATAATCGAAAATTCTCGCAAGTTTCACCAATTATTTAGAAAATAGTTAGCTAAAAAGCCTCTACTATGATAAGATAGAAAGTTTAGCATTGGAatacttattttaaattattgatataatataatgaacatatttaaaatttaaatattattataaaaaaattattatataaaaaatatttatatcatttgaGATAACactaaaataaagataacaattttttgtttttaaataaattttttttcttgattgagTGAAActgttattaatttaaaaacacaaatatttaaaaaatcatatattattttttttttatcaaaatttaaaaaaaataattcaaaaattataaaaaaaaggtCATTTATTAGATTAATAAACTttggttaaaaatattaaatatttttgaaaacatgataaaaatttatattaaatttctaattaagatcataataataatgataaaaatttacaCACGATCGATATACCGAAACTTCATGATgacacttttttaaaaatttgaaaaacagaatgttatataaaaaaaaagatattttatttaatatgttagaGAGTAGTGagaactaaatatataaaaataacacaaaatttaaaatcataactgaaattaaatgaaatgatataaCCAATACATACACTTAaatgtatttatattttcaagagacatcatattcaaatttgaattttaaaatgaaattgaaaagaattcatttaattatatatttatttcattttttcaaatattttaatatagtcGGAATGCACTAATACGGNAATAAAAGTTGtgttttagtaaatttagaagtATTACTAGTGAATTGTAGTTAATGTGGAATAATATGTCTACCATATTTGTTGTCATattcattataaatatcatataaatgagTTCTAATAAACAAAGCCAATGGGTTAAATGGAATCATTTCAGTAGTATAGTCTAAAGAATCATAAAAAAAAGTCAACGGTCAATCCAAATATCCAAACACAAAGAAACTTTATTGTTTAAACTaataaattctttaattagtcTGAAGATATTAGATGTGTGGTGAAGCATCGCTCGAGTTTTAAGCGTCGTTGGATTGCTCAAACTTTCTTGACtttgatgatgatatgtttGTTTGGCCGCCTCTTATTCTTGTTGcttctcattgaaaaaatcAAGATTATAACTGTCAACATTGAATAAAGAAAAATCACGATCCTCAAACTCAGACATGATGTTCTTTCCCTTGTCCCTTACTACTATGACTTGAACCGACTTAACCACTATGACTTGAACCGattatttgtataaaaataaaattgaagtaattagaaaaataaatgaacaaTCGACAATAATcgataattaatattttgataatAGAGAAATAAagtttgaaatgaaaattaGAGATGAGAATTGGAAGGGAAttgtatgaaaaaaaaatgaaagtgatGAGATGTATTTATAAGGACTAAGGTTGAATTcggatttttttaatgtatttataAGGACTAGGGTTGAACGTGGTACAACAGTCATAATCAAACCGTGTTTGATCTATTATGGTCATGGTTCTGAGTCAAACTCGTTGACCAAGGGCTGTGGCCATGTCCAGGTCTAACCAGGCCCGTGACTAGGTCTAACTAAACTCCCTCAACTTTAATTTTTCacgttttgttttcattttcttagttttcatcttttgaattgattttgaaaatattagattAAGTGCAA comes from the Primulina huaijiensis isolate GDHJ02 chromosome 8, ASM1229523v2, whole genome shotgun sequence genome and includes:
- the LOC140983026 gene encoding beta-arabinofuranosyltransferase RAY1 isoform X1, with the translated sequence MEARFSILFSSFYYKKALKSGLWLVWLCGIFLICVSFYATLLLPKKQKVFYDGPKITLYTAPRAFTGLIGERQTLAVRSWLGLSENIDVVLFSQDPSVFSLGESLGSRVLVEPNIDFTFLGTPFFHSMVARSLASSSDVSVLVDPDTIILSDFVSTLNYAHKLDEDWLLIAATQNISHFPFHLDSSGRRWLTDDGKHIGIKKLQEFLSQRSCGKLFGEGMIIAWNNGDLPLHKGILPPFLYGKGLHNQWLVTEAMNSDFRLVIDASSTISSFYLHDLHQESCILSRSWELNGNSLLGMLYGSFSFRKANYSGVLMLFEYGGHYLFVNKNQHIAYKPGYKRSLNLWKKGVSLSPMEEEKQGCLDSIKSLEETEGRLANEQSRLWNPITLSFSLENLLSIRADQNKTIVLGVAGYSYKDMLMSWVCRLRHLQLSNFLVCALDTEIYEFSIMQGLPVIKFLNPPTNISFDDCHFGTECFQKVTKVKSRMVLQILKLGYNVLLSDVDVYWFENPLPYLRSFGPAVLVVQSDEYNTAGPINLPRRLNSGFYYSHSDTITIKALEKVVKHAANSNFSEQPSFYDTLCGEGGSNRLDDNQCVEPETNLLVHFLNRDLFPNGAYGGLWEEKDIKNICTDKGCLILHNNWISGRKKKLERQVLSGLWDYDINTRMCLQTWQRSDIPGYF
- the LOC140983026 gene encoding beta-arabinofuranosyltransferase RAY1 isoform X2 gives rise to the protein MLPCCCPRNRSQDPSVFSLGESLGSRVLVEPNIDFTFLGTPFFHSMVARSLASSSDVSVLVDPDTIILSDFVSTLNYAHKLDEDWLLIAATQNISHFPFHLDSSGRRWLTDDGKHIGIKKLQEFLSQRSCGKLFGEGMIIAWNNGDLPLHKGILPPFLYGKGLHNQWLVTEAMNSDFRLVIDASSTISSFYLHDLHQESCILSRSWELNGNSLLGMLYGSFSFRKANYSGVLMLFEYGGHYLFVNKNQHIAYKPGYKRSLNLWKKGVSLSPMEEEKQGCLDSIKSLEETEGRLANEQSRLWNPITLSFSLENLLSIRADQNKTIVLGVAGYSYKDMLMSWVCRLRHLQLSNFLVCALDTEIYEFSIMQGLPVIKFLNPPTNISFDDCHFGTECFQKVTKVKSRMVLQILKLGYNVLLSDVDVYWFENPLPYLRSFGPAVLVVQSDEYNTAGPINLPRRLNSGFYYSHSDTITIKALEKVVKHAANSNFSEQPSFYDTLCGEGGSNRLDDNQCVEPETNLLVHFLNRDLFPNGAYGGLWEEKDIKNICTDKGCLILHNNWISGRKKKLERQVLSGLWDYDINTRMCLQTWQRSDIPGYF
- the LOC140983026 gene encoding beta-arabinofuranosyltransferase RAY1 isoform X3, encoding MFLLTLRFLGTPFFHSMVARSLASSSDVSVLVDPDTIILSDFVSTLNYAHKLDEDWLLIAATQNISHFPFHLDSSGRRWLTDDGKHIGIKKLQEFLSQRSCGKLFGEGMIIAWNNGDLPLHKGILPPFLYGKGLHNQWLVTEAMNSDFRLVIDASSTISSFYLHDLHQESCILSRSWELNGNSLLGMLYGSFSFRKANYSGVLMLFEYGGHYLFVNKNQHIAYKPGYKRSLNLWKKGVSLSPMEEEKQGCLDSIKSLEETEGRLANEQSRLWNPITLSFSLENLLSIRADQNKTIVLGVAGYSYKDMLMSWVCRLRHLQLSNFLVCALDTEIYEFSIMQGLPVIKFLNPPTNISFDDCHFGTECFQKVTKVKSRMVLQILKLGYNVLLSDVDVYWFENPLPYLRSFGPAVLVVQSDEYNTAGPINLPRRLNSGFYYSHSDTITIKALEKVVKHAANSNFSEQPSFYDTLCGEGGSNRLDDNQCVEPETNLLVHFLNRDLFPNGAYGGLWEEKDIKNICTDKGCLILHNNWISGRKKKLERQVLSGLWDYDINTRMCLQTWQRSDIPGYF
- the LOC140983026 gene encoding beta-arabinofuranosyltransferase RAY1 isoform X4 — protein: MVARSLASSSDVSVLVDPDTIILSDFVSTLNYAHKLDEDWLLIAATQNISHFPFHLDSSGRRWLTDDGKHIGIKKLQEFLSQRSCGKLFGEGMIIAWNNGDLPLHKGILPPFLYGKGLHNQWLVTEAMNSDFRLVIDASSTISSFYLHDLHQESCILSRSWELNGNSLLGMLYGSFSFRKANYSGVLMLFEYGGHYLFVNKNQHIAYKPGYKRSLNLWKKGVSLSPMEEEKQGCLDSIKSLEETEGRLANEQSRLWNPITLSFSLENLLSIRADQNKTIVLGVAGYSYKDMLMSWVCRLRHLQLSNFLVCALDTEIYEFSIMQGLPVIKFLNPPTNISFDDCHFGTECFQKVTKVKSRMVLQILKLGYNVLLSDVDVYWFENPLPYLRSFGPAVLVVQSDEYNTAGPINLPRRLNSGFYYSHSDTITIKALEKVVKHAANSNFSEQPSFYDTLCGEGGSNRLDDNQCVEPETNLLVHFLNRDLFPNGAYGGLWEEKDIKNICTDKGCLILHNNWISGRKKKLERQVLSGLWDYDINTRMCLQTWQRSDIPGYF